A genomic window from Arthrobacter sp. FW305-BF8 includes:
- a CDS encoding putative protein N(5)-glutamine methyltransferase encodes MPVRSLLSRSTVIGRLRAAGCVFAEDEADLLLSAGLAPNELTNAVQRRVEGFPLEHILGWAEFCGLRIRVGAGVFVPRRRTELLVREAAALLSAAGAGPAERLPSSKPVVVDLCCGSGAVGTALAVLAPVIELHASDVDPAAVRCARLNVLPVGGAVHEGDLYSALPAHRRGNVDLLAVNAPYVPTASISSMPHEARVHEPRVSLDGGPDGLDIQRRVIAGAGAWLRQGGHLLIETSRLQAPHTATAMVSAGLSPRIATSAELDATAVIGKLL; translated from the coding sequence ATGCCTGTTCGATCATTGCTCTCGCGTTCCACGGTCATCGGCAGGCTGCGCGCCGCCGGCTGTGTTTTCGCCGAAGACGAAGCGGACCTCCTCCTTTCCGCAGGCCTTGCCCCCAATGAGCTGACCAACGCCGTGCAGCGGCGGGTCGAGGGGTTTCCTCTTGAGCATATTCTCGGCTGGGCAGAGTTTTGCGGCCTGCGGATCAGGGTGGGGGCCGGAGTATTTGTGCCGCGACGCCGGACGGAACTGCTGGTCCGCGAGGCAGCTGCACTCCTGAGCGCCGCGGGGGCAGGGCCCGCGGAGAGATTGCCCTCGAGCAAGCCAGTTGTTGTTGACCTGTGCTGTGGCTCCGGAGCCGTAGGCACCGCGTTGGCGGTGCTGGCGCCCGTCATCGAGCTACATGCTTCCGACGTCGACCCTGCTGCCGTGCGTTGTGCCCGCCTCAACGTCCTGCCCGTGGGCGGCGCAGTCCATGAGGGCGATCTCTACTCGGCACTGCCGGCCCACCGTCGAGGCAACGTTGACCTTCTGGCGGTCAATGCGCCGTACGTGCCCACGGCGTCCATCAGCAGCATGCCTCACGAGGCCCGAGTTCACGAGCCCCGGGTGTCGCTCGACGGCGGGCCCGACGGCCTCGACATCCAGCGCCGGGTGATTGCGGGAGCGGGTGCCTGGCTCAGGCAAGGTGGGCACCTCCTTATCGAAACGAGCCGGCTGCAGGCTCCGCATACAGCCACGGCCATGGTCAGTGCAGGCTTGAGCCCTCGGATCGCCACGTCAGCCGAACTGGACGCCACAGCAGTGATCGGGAAGCTGCTCTAA
- a CDS encoding aldo/keto reductase, with translation MAQAPVITLNDGNRIPQIGLGTWPLNDREVSDAVVRAAEAGYRHIDTAVRYGNETGVGSGIRESGLDRTEFFITTKLDGEFQGGDLAVAGLEGSLRRLNLDYVDLLLIHWPLPRRGDFISTWKTFERLQGEGKVRSIGVSNFKPAHLEKLMWETDVVPAVNQIQLNPSINRSADCAYNERHGIATESYSPLGAGSGLLSAPVLTRIAGKHGKTASQVVLRWHVQQGLVAIPKSSDPQRMKENIDVFDFALDEEDLTAISTLDEGPEAGVNSDVQGH, from the coding sequence ATGGCACAAGCACCAGTCATCACGCTGAATGACGGCAACCGGATACCTCAGATCGGCCTTGGCACCTGGCCACTGAACGACCGGGAGGTGAGTGACGCCGTCGTACGGGCTGCGGAAGCCGGGTACCGGCATATCGATACAGCCGTCCGGTACGGGAATGAGACCGGCGTCGGATCCGGGATCCGCGAGAGCGGCCTGGACCGGACGGAGTTTTTCATCACCACCAAGCTGGACGGCGAATTCCAGGGTGGGGATCTGGCTGTGGCAGGCCTCGAAGGCTCGCTCAGGCGGCTCAACCTGGACTATGTGGACTTACTGCTGATCCACTGGCCGCTCCCCCGCCGCGGCGATTTCATCTCCACCTGGAAGACCTTTGAGCGGCTGCAGGGCGAAGGGAAAGTCCGGTCGATCGGCGTATCAAACTTCAAGCCCGCTCATCTTGAAAAGCTCATGTGGGAAACCGACGTGGTGCCGGCCGTCAACCAGATCCAACTCAACCCCTCCATAAACCGCTCCGCGGACTGCGCGTACAACGAGCGGCACGGGATCGCCACAGAATCGTACAGCCCGCTAGGTGCCGGGTCGGGGCTGCTGTCCGCGCCAGTCCTGACACGAATCGCCGGCAAGCATGGCAAAACGGCGAGCCAGGTGGTGTTGCGCTGGCACGTCCAGCAGGGGTTGGTGGCCATCCCCAAGTCCTCCGATCCCCAGCGGATGAAAGAGAACATTGACGTCTTCGACTTCGCCCTGGATGAGGAGGACCTGACTGCCATCAGCACCCTCGATGAAGGCCCCGAGGCAGGGGTAAATTCCGACGTCCAAGGCCACTAG
- a CDS encoding lactonase family protein, protein MTHSEAHTLIWTGSYTADSAGHGAGIGAVSANPDGTLTWRGTAAKADSPSFVAVHRQLPMLYAVGENTKTVQAYRRRGEFGLEAVGEPWAAGEAACHVTVDPQGKFLIVACWGDGQVLLYELADDGGITSRLPAAPSSDPHLDNRPSRAHASLVLADGRIMTTDLGHDLLRVWTHVPATGLALDHEVVLPKDSGPRHLVQHSDGTVFVVSEYSIEVFAARAASSSGKFELVSQGAATSDGAKDGDSAAEIALSADGRFAYVGVRGSNRISVLEVTPSAEGSLPSPVRDFASGGDWPRHHLVHGEWLHVAHERSHDITTFRLDPQTGLPQGPIDRLVAGSPTALIVAS, encoded by the coding sequence ATGACCCACAGCGAAGCCCACACACTCATCTGGACCGGCTCCTACACCGCGGACAGCGCCGGCCACGGTGCAGGGATCGGGGCCGTATCGGCCAACCCCGACGGGACGCTAACCTGGCGCGGTACGGCCGCAAAGGCTGACTCGCCGTCGTTCGTCGCTGTGCACCGGCAACTCCCGATGCTTTACGCCGTCGGCGAGAACACCAAAACCGTTCAGGCGTACCGGCGGCGGGGAGAGTTCGGCCTCGAAGCCGTCGGCGAGCCCTGGGCGGCAGGCGAAGCCGCCTGCCACGTCACTGTCGATCCACAGGGCAAGTTCCTGATCGTTGCCTGCTGGGGTGACGGCCAGGTGTTGCTGTACGAACTGGCGGACGACGGCGGCATCACCAGCCGCCTTCCGGCGGCACCATCCAGCGATCCGCACCTGGACAACCGCCCCAGCCGGGCCCACGCGAGCCTGGTACTCGCTGACGGCCGCATCATGACCACCGACCTCGGCCACGACCTCCTCCGCGTGTGGACCCACGTCCCCGCTACGGGCCTAGCGCTGGACCACGAGGTGGTGCTTCCGAAGGACAGCGGTCCCCGCCACCTGGTGCAGCACTCCGATGGAACGGTGTTCGTGGTTTCCGAGTATTCCATCGAGGTCTTTGCGGCCCGGGCGGCCTCATCATCAGGGAAATTCGAACTGGTCAGCCAGGGTGCCGCCACCTCCGACGGCGCGAAGGACGGGGACTCTGCCGCCGAAATTGCCTTGTCGGCGGACGGGCGCTTCGCTTATGTCGGCGTACGAGGATCCAACCGGATCAGCGTGCTGGAAGTGACTCCGTCGGCCGAGGGCAGTCTGCCTAGCCCGGTCCGCGACTTCGCCAGCGGCGGCGACTGGCCCCGCCACCACCTGGTCCACGGCGAATGGCTGCATGTAGCCCACGAGCGCTCCCACGACATCACCACCTTCCGACTGGACCCCCAGACCGGCCTTCCGCAGGGCCCCATCGACCGCCTCGTGGCGGGTTCCCCCACGGCCCTGATTGTGGCAAGCTAA
- a CDS encoding GlsB/YeaQ/YmgE family stress response membrane protein, with protein sequence MGFFAFLILGLIAGAIAKAILPGRQGGGIFITLLLGVVGAILGGFIGSALFNVGINEFFSLSTWLLAIGGALIVLLVYGMITKRTAR encoded by the coding sequence ATGGGTTTTTTCGCATTTCTGATTCTTGGCCTCATTGCTGGAGCCATTGCTAAAGCCATCCTCCCCGGCCGGCAGGGCGGCGGCATTTTCATCACGCTTCTGCTCGGTGTGGTTGGCGCAATTCTCGGCGGCTTCATCGGCAGCGCGCTCTTTAATGTCGGTATCAACGAGTTCTTCTCGCTGTCCACCTGGCTGCTGGCGATCGGAGGCGCACTTATCGTGCTGCTCGTTTACGGCATGATCACCAAGCGCACGGCCCGCTAG